The following is a genomic window from Leptolyngbya sp. FACHB-261.
AGACGGAGACTGGCATCGAAACCTTCAGGTGCGGGTAGAGCGGGAAGCGGTCACACAGACTAGCAACCCGACGTCGGCATTGAAGGGCCACAGCCTCGTCACTGGGGCTAAGCAACCGATCCGCGATGATGTCAGCAATCTCAGTAAACTCTGTTTCGCCCAGACCCCGCGTCGTCATTGCTGGGGATCCTAGGCGTAATCCACTAGTCACAAACGGAGATTCAGGGTCAAAGGGTACTGTGTTTTTGTTAGCAGTGATATTGACACCACTGACTAACTGGTCAGCCTGCTTACCCGTCAGACCAATAGAGCGCAGGTCAAGCAGAATCAAATGGTTGTCTGTGCCGTTAGAAACCAACTTGATGCCTCGTGTCTGGAACTGCACTGCCATCGCCCGAGCATTGGCAATGACTTGACCAGAGTAGGTTTTGAACTCAGGCTTAAGGGCTTCACCAAAGGCTACAGCTTTACCGGCAATCACATGTTCCAGAGGTCCCCCCTGGCTACCCGGAAAAACAGCTTTATCCAACTTTTTGCCCAGTTCAGCATCGCGGGTCAGGATCAAGCCGCCTCGGGGTCCCCGCAGAGTTTTATGGGTTGTAGTTGTTACAACATCACAGTAGGGCAGGGGGCTTGGATGGTGCCCACTGGCAACTAAACCTGCAATGTGAGCAACATCAGCTAACAAGTAAGCGCCAACTTCATCAGCGATGGCTCGGAATTGCTCGAAAGGAATGACGCGAGGATAGGCTGAGTAACCACAAATGATTAACTTGGGCTTGTGCTCTAACGCTAAGGACCGGATCTGGTCAAAGTCCAGCACTTCAGTCTCAGGATTAACCCCATACTGAATAACTTTGAACCACTTACCTGAAACATTGACAGACGAGCCGTGCGTTAGATGGCCACCGTGGGACAAATCCATGCCCAGGATGGTATCCCCCGGTGTCAATAGACTCAGGAAAACTGCAAAGTTAGCTTGAGCACCCGAGTGGGGCTGGACATTGGCATGGGCTGCTCCAAAAAGCTGTTTTGCCCGCTCGATTGCCAGTTGCTCAACCCCATCAACAAATTCGCAGCCACCGTAGTAGCGTTTACCCGGTAGACCCTCAGCGTACTTGTTCGTCAGTACCGAGCCCTGAGCTGCCATAACGGCTGGAGAGGTAAAGTTTTCGCTAGCAATCAGCTCTAGATGATCACGCTGTCTTTGCAGCTCTTGGGTGATCAATTCTGCGATTGCCGGATCTGTATCTGCGATGCGTTCCAGGTCTGTTTTACTCACGTCTGTATCCAAAGCACTTGCAGGTTTTACGGATCAATTCTGACCAGACCTAGATCTTAATCAACAGCGCCACTCACAACCCGAGGTTGGCTCAGGCTTCTATAACCTGTTGAATCCTACAACGATTGCTTGACTCATGACAGAGTTACAGGACTTCCGATGCAAAACCAGAGCAGAATTCAGGTAATTCGGTTTGTAGAGTGTCGAGAATTGTTTGCAATGTTGGAGTCTTAGTGCTTACTAGCACTCGACGCTGTGTCTCATCCACTTCCAACCAACGAAAATCAAGCGTTGCTGGGGGAGGAGCCACTAATCGCTCAGCCCACTCAACCGCAACGATACCGGGTTCGACTTGCTGAGCCTCCCAGTAGTCCTCTAGATGCAAGTCCTCCACCTCTCTAGGCTCTAAACGATACAAATCCATATGGTACAAAGGCAGGCGCCCATCCAAATACTCTTCAATCAAGGTGAAAGTAGGACTTAGCACAAGTTCTGGGATTGCTAAGCCTTGACCAATACCTTGTACCAATGTCGTTTTGCCACCGCCCAAGCCACTATTCAGCAGTAGCACGCTGCCTGCCTCAAGCGTGCGACCCAAGAACTGCCCCAAAGTCAAGGTTGCCTCAGCAGAAGGTAGGCTCAATTCCAGAGTCACCATTGGCCCCACAATTTTGGCCTCATAGTTGCAGAGGCGGTTTGCCAGATGACATCTGAGCCTCTTGCACCGAATGCGTTGAGTGAAAAGAGATACGGACCCGACTGTACCAGCGCAGCAAAACATTAGCCAGTCGCTCTGGATCGTGGCGGATTAAGCCTGATTCACTTTCCTCCATGATGTTGGCTAGTAAAATCCGACAGCCTAGGCGAGCTAATTTTTCTCGATCTAGGATGACAGGATGGGCACCTATTTCTCGATAGTTGCGAATAGTTTGCTCAGAAGGAGGTGTCTTCTGAACCAAAACGGCATCAAATAAGCGGGCTCCTGCCGCCCGATCGATTGCGCGGACGTGATCGGAAACGGTATATCCCTGAGTTTCGCCCGGCTGGCTCATGATGTTACAGACGTAGATACGAGGAACACGGCGCTCACGCAAAGTCTCCACCATGCCACTCACCAGAAGATTGGGAATCACACTGGTATACAAGCTGCCTGGCCCCAGAATAATGTAGTCTGCGTCTTTTAAAGCAGCGATAGCCCGAGGCAGAGCTGGAGGATGTTCTGGAACGCAGCCAATCCGTAGGATTGAGCCCCCAGCCTCAGTAATATTTGACTCGCCTTCGATGCGACGCCCGTCTGCAAGTTCGGCCCACAACGAGACATTGGTCAAGGTAGCAGGAAGTACTCGCCCCCGCACCGCCAAAACCCGCGAGCTAGCAGCAATGGCCTGCTCCAAATCACCGGTGATATCGCTTAACGCTGTCAGAAACAGGTTGCCGAAGCTGTGACCGATCAACCCATCCCCAGCTTTGAAGCGGTACTGGAACAGCTCGGTAATCAGCTTTTCCTCATCAGCCAGGGCTGCCAGGCAGTTACGGATGTCCCCAGGCGGCAGAACACCGATTTCTCGGCGCAGGCGCCCGGATGATCCACCATCGTCAGCAACTGTCACGATTGCTGTGATATTGGCACTGTAGCTTTTAAGACCACGTAGGAGAGCAGAGAGGCCAGTCCCACCACCAATTGCGACGATTTTAGGCCCACGATTTAGACGTTGGTGGTTGCGAAGCAAATCAACCAGTTCTGCATCGCCTTCGGGCATTAGCACTTGAGTCAGGGTCCCTAAGGTCCGTTTCTGCCCCCACCAGATCAACCCAACTCCTAGCAAAATCGCGATCGGACCACTAACGGTATTCGGAAATACCTGCACCAGGGTCTCGACGACATTGCTCAGAAAGCGCGTGACATAAAAAATCGGCGTCAGGCGAAATAGAATTGCCAAGCCTATGCTCGTCAGTAAAACCCCAACAGCGCTTAGTGCTAACCACCGTTTAACCGACAATCCCGGCGATAGCCACAGGTACCAACGGCCTTTAGTGGCAACCGTAGAGCGAAATCGAACCATTCTCAGCGCTCACTTCCAGGCAGCAACAGGCATTACACCGCAAACACACCAACATCTGTACAGATCGTTTGAAGAGGACGATCCCAAACAGCAATGGGCAGAGTATCCACCCAAGCCTCGTGAAAAACAATACCAGCCGTCAACAATCCTGTCAGGTCTAGTTGCATTAATAAGCGATCATAAAAGCCGCCCCCGTAACCTAGGCGATAACCTCTGTGGTCGCAAGCTAAAGCTGGAATTAACAATAAATCCGCCTCTCTCAGATCTAAGGAGGGCCAGCTTGAAGTCGGCTCCCAAATTCCGTACTGTCCTCTCTCGAAAAGGGCTCCAGGAAGGAGCTGATGCCAGCTTAGACTCTTGCCAACACAACGGGGAAAAGCCCAAGTCTTTTCAGTAGATTGTTGCCACAGACTACTCAGGTCAGGCTCGCGCCGGAAGCTAGTGTACGCCAGCACAGTTCGAGCGTTTTGAAAGCAAGGCCAGGCCCGTAACCGCTCACACACAGAGGCTGTTCTTGCGTCCCAAATTTCTGCACTTAGCGCTAGCCGCGCCGTCAGAAACTGACGGCGCAGGCTAGCTTTGTTAGTAATAACGCTAGATGGTGGCTGAGCCAAAGTAAAGTAGAGTGCTCAGGCAACAGGTACAGGCTGATGGTGCTCCTGGTACCAGTGAATTGTCTTGCGCAATCCCTCAGTGAGCCCTACTTGAGCCTGAAAGCCAAAGAGCTTTTGGGCGCGTTGAGTATCAAGGCAACGACGGGGCTGACCATTAGGTTGGTCAGTTTCCCACAGAATCTCGCCCTGAAACTCCATCAATTCACTAATTTGTTGAACCAGCTCACGAATAGGTACCTCTGAGCCTGTCCCTAAGTTAACGGGCTCGGAGCCGTCGTAATGCTGAGCCCCCATAACAATGCCCCGAGCAGCATCGTCGACATAGAGAAATTCCCGCGTGGGGCTACCATCTCCCCAAACCGGTAGAACCTGCTCTTTGCGCTCCTTGGCTTCATAGACCTTGCGAACCAACGCCGGAATAACGTGGGAACTACGAGGGTCGAAGTTATCACCAGGACCATACAGGTTAACCGGTAATAGATAGATGCCATTAAAGCCATACTGGTCCCGGTAGGCCTGCAGCTGAACCAGCAAAGCTTTCTTGGCAACTCCGTAAGGGGCATTGGTTTCCTCTGGGTAGCCATTCCAGAGGTCATCTTCCTTAAAGGGAACCGGTGTGAACTTGGGATAAGCGCAGATCGTCCCTACACAAACGAACTTCTCAACGTCTGCTAAGTACGCCTCGTGAATCAGCTGAGTGCCCATCATCAGGTTGTCGTAGAACAACTCAGCAGGCTTCTCGCGGTTAAGGCCAATACCACCAACATGCGCAGCTAGATGAACGATCAAGTCCTGGCCTGCCGCCGCTCTACGACAAGCATCCCGTTCGCGTAAATCAACGTCCCGCGAGCGAGGAACTGTGATTTTGTCGGGGTTAGCACCAGCTGCGATCAGCTGTGCAACAACTTGTCGGCCTAGAAAGCCAGAGCCACCGGTTACCAGGATCCGCTTGTCTTGGAGGTTCATTGCAAGGTACTTAATTTAGCCAGGGAAGAAAGAACTTCAGGAGACGAAACTGGTCATATTTGCACGGATCATGGCATGGTCGAGCGGGCCACCATTGCCATTCTGACAGGGCTGACCTATGGCTTCCAAATCCGCATCAACCATCAGCTCTACCAACTGTTTAAAGGTGACTGAAGGCTCCCAGTTTAGCTTTGTCTTAGCCTTGGTTGGATCTCCCAACAGTAGTTCCACCTCTGCGGGACGGAAGTAACGAGGGTCAATCTCGACGTAATCCTGCCAGTTTAAATTCACTCGAGTGAAGGCAATGTCAAGAAACTCACGAATCGAGTGAGTTTCTCCCGTGGCAACCACGTAGTCCTCGGGTTCTGACTGTTGAAGCATTAGCCACATTGCTCGGACATAATCCTTGGCATAGCCCCAATCCCGTCTGGCATCCAGATTTCCCAGATAAAGCTTTTTCTGCTTACCGGCAACAATGCGGGCCACAGCCCGTGTAACTTTTCGCGTTACGAAAGTTTCACCACGGCGGGGCGATTCGTGATTGAACAGGATGCCGTTGCAAGCGAACAAATTGTAGGATTCGCGGTAGTTGATGGTTTGCCAGTGAGCGTAGACCTTTGCACAAGCGTAGGGGCTTCTGGGGTAGAAGGGAGTGTTTTCCTTCTGAGGTACTTCTTGTACTAAACCGAACATCTCCGAGGAGCCAGCTTGATAGAAGCGCACTTCCTCACCGGTTCGCTGCTGGTAATCCCGAAGCGCCTCTAGGAGACGCAAAGTACCCATGCCTACACTATCAACGGTGTATTCAGGCGAGTCGAAACTGACCCGAACGTGGGATTGAGCGCCAAGGTTGTAAATCTCTTGAGGGCAAACCTCCTCTAGGATTCGTCGCAACGTTGTACCATCGGTCAGGTCACCATAGTGGAGAAACAGCCGAGCATCAGAGCTGTGAGGGTCTTCGTAGATGTGATCAATCCGATCAGTATTGAAGGTGGAGGTGCGGCGCATAATGCCGTGGATCTCGTACCCCTTCTCTAACAAGAACTCCGATAGGTAAGACCCGTCCTGACCAGTAATGCCGGTTAGTAACGCTCGTTTTCTCTGTGTCATCCGTCTGTTTCCTAACCTCGATACAATAACTGAACGCCCACCAGGTCCAGAGCCTACGCGGGCAGTTAAACCTTTGCAGGCTTCGACTACCCACCCTAACCCATGAAAATTGTTGAGAGTATGTAGCCCCTATGTGCTCTCATGAAGACTCTGTCGAGAATTCTGTTTCAAAAATAGGTACACACAAAGGCTACCCGTACCCGGATACACTCAGTAAGCGCCGTTGTCCTTAGGGAACAAAACGACGCGGAGTGTCCGTAGGATCAGCCACAGGTCGAGCAGGAAGTTATGGCTCCGCACATAGAGCAGATCCATCTGGATCCGCCGGTCATATGGGATATCATTACGCCCTGACACTTGCCACAGCCCGGTTATGCCTGGTCGAATAGTCAGGACCTTGTCGATGCTAGTACCGTAGCGAGGCAGTTCAGCCTCCACCAAAGGTCGAGGACCCACTACGCTCATATGGCCCATTAGCACGTTCCAGAACTGGGGGAACTCATCCAGACTGGTAATGCGTAGTAGCCGACCGATCCAGGTGATCCGAGGATCATGCTTGAGCTTGAAATTCTCTTCAAACTCATAACGAAGATGCGGAGAGGACAGCATCAGGTCCATTAGCATCTCGTCTGCATTGTTGACCATCGTTCTAAACTTCAGGCAGCCAAAGGGCATTCGGTCACGGCCAATCCGCTTCTGGACGTAGAAAACTGGACCCGGTGAACTCAAAGCAATGAGCAGGGCCAACGTCAGGTAAACAGGCGAGAACACAACTAGCACCATTGCACTGAACAGGATATCGAAGAGACGCTTCGCAAAGTCCTTGTCCAGGGCACTCAGCGCGGTCGTAACCAGCTTACCGGAGATAAATGGACTCTCGGCGGTCATTTTGTTTGTCGACTCACACCACACACGCCATGATCATAAGCCCACTGATGAGGGAATGGGTGAAAGTGCTCCCTACCCTCGTCTTAAGGCAGAAAAAATTCTTGGGTTTTAGCCGCCACGAACGATTGATATCGCTGAATGAAACGCTCTCGCGCAAACTTCTGAGCGTGCTGGTAGATAAAGGTAGGGTTCAGTTGCTCTGCATGTTGCTCAAACTCCTCAACGGCAGCGATCAAATCTGTCTCGCATTGACGATCAAACAGCAGGCCAGTTCCACTGCCTAAGTGCTGTCGGAAGTCACGGACTGTTTCTCGAGCCCCGCCTTTGCCGTAAGCAATCACTGGAGTACCGCAGCCTTGAGCCTCTACCAAGGCAATTCCAAAGTCCTCCTGGGCTGCATAAATGAAGGCCTTAGCTCCTCTTAAGTAATCCGCTACAAC
Proteins encoded in this region:
- the tsaE gene encoding tRNA (adenosine(37)-N6)-threonylcarbamoyltransferase complex ATPase subunit type 1 TsaE, producing the protein MVTLELSLPSAEATLTLGQFLGRTLEAGSVLLLNSGLGGGKTTLVQGIGQGLAIPELVLSPTFTLIEEYLDGRLPLYHMDLYRLEPREVEDLHLEDYWEAQQVEPGIVAVEWAERLVAPPPATLDFRWLEVDETQRRVLVSTKTPTLQTILDTLQTELPEFCSGFASEVL
- the yvcK gene encoding gluconeogenesis factor YvcK family protein, with translation MVRFRSTVATKGRWYLWLSPGLSVKRWLALSAVGVLLTSIGLAILFRLTPIFYVTRFLSNVVETLVQVFPNTVSGPIAILLGVGLIWWGQKRTLGTLTQVLMPEGDAELVDLLRNHQRLNRGPKIVAIGGGTGLSALLRGLKSYSANITAIVTVADDGGSSGRLRREIGVLPPGDIRNCLAALADEEKLITELFQYRFKAGDGLIGHSFGNLFLTALSDITGDLEQAIAASSRVLAVRGRVLPATLTNVSLWAELADGRRIEGESNITEAGGSILRIGCVPEHPPALPRAIAALKDADYIILGPGSLYTSVIPNLLVSGMVETLRERRVPRIYVCNIMSQPGETQGYTVSDHVRAIDRAAGARLFDAVLVQKTPPSEQTIRNYREIGAHPVILDREKLARLGCRILLANIMEESESGLIRHDPERLANVLLRWYSRVRISFHSTHSVQEAQMSSGKPPLQL
- the glyA gene encoding serine hydroxymethyltransferase, with protein sequence MSKTDLERIADTDPAIAELITQELQRQRDHLELIASENFTSPAVMAAQGSVLTNKYAEGLPGKRYYGGCEFVDGVEQLAIERAKQLFGAAHANVQPHSGAQANFAVFLSLLTPGDTILGMDLSHGGHLTHGSSVNVSGKWFKVIQYGVNPETEVLDFDQIRSLALEHKPKLIICGYSAYPRVIPFEQFRAIADEVGAYLLADVAHIAGLVASGHHPSPLPYCDVVTTTTHKTLRGPRGGLILTRDAELGKKLDKAVFPGSQGGPLEHVIAGKAVAFGEALKPEFKTYSGQVIANARAMAVQFQTRGIKLVSNGTDNHLILLDLRSIGLTGKQADQLVSGVNITANKNTVPFDPESPFVTSGLRLGSPAMTTRGLGETEFTEIADIIADRLLSPSDEAVALQCRRRVASLCDRFPLYPHLKVSMPVSV
- a CDS encoding sugar transferase codes for the protein MTAESPFISGKLVTTALSALDKDFAKRLFDILFSAMVLVVFSPVYLTLALLIALSSPGPVFYVQKRIGRDRMPFGCLKFRTMVNNADEMLMDLMLSSPHLRYEFEENFKLKHDPRITWIGRLLRITSLDEFPQFWNVLMGHMSVVGPRPLVEAELPRYGTSIDKVLTIRPGITGLWQVSGRNDIPYDRRIQMDLLYVRSHNFLLDLWLILRTLRVVLFPKDNGAY
- a CDS encoding 5-formyltetrahydrofolate cyclo-ligase, encoding MAQPPSSVITNKASLRRQFLTARLALSAEIWDARTASVCERLRAWPCFQNARTVLAYTSFRREPDLSSLWQQSTEKTWAFPRCVGKSLSWHQLLPGALFERGQYGIWEPTSSWPSLDLREADLLLIPALACDHRGYRLGYGGGFYDRLLMQLDLTGLLTAGIVFHEAWVDTLPIAVWDRPLQTICTDVGVFAV
- a CDS encoding GDP-L-fucose synthase → MNLQDKRILVTGGSGFLGRQVVAQLIAAGANPDKITVPRSRDVDLRERDACRRAAAGQDLIVHLAAHVGGIGLNREKPAELFYDNLMMGTQLIHEAYLADVEKFVCVGTICAYPKFTPVPFKEDDLWNGYPEETNAPYGVAKKALLVQLQAYRDQYGFNGIYLLPVNLYGPGDNFDPRSSHVIPALVRKVYEAKERKEQVLPVWGDGSPTREFLYVDDAARGIVMGAQHYDGSEPVNLGTGSEVPIRELVQQISELMEFQGEILWETDQPNGQPRRCLDTQRAQKLFGFQAQVGLTEGLRKTIHWYQEHHQPVPVA
- the gmd gene encoding GDP-mannose 4,6-dehydratase, yielding MTQRKRALLTGITGQDGSYLSEFLLEKGYEIHGIMRRTSTFNTDRIDHIYEDPHSSDARLFLHYGDLTDGTTLRRILEEVCPQEIYNLGAQSHVRVSFDSPEYTVDSVGMGTLRLLEALRDYQQRTGEEVRFYQAGSSEMFGLVQEVPQKENTPFYPRSPYACAKVYAHWQTINYRESYNLFACNGILFNHESPRRGETFVTRKVTRAVARIVAGKQKKLYLGNLDARRDWGYAKDYVRAMWLMLQQSEPEDYVVATGETHSIREFLDIAFTRVNLNWQDYVEIDPRYFRPAEVELLLGDPTKAKTKLNWEPSVTFKQLVELMVDADLEAIGQPCQNGNGGPLDHAMIRANMTSFVS